Proteins encoded within one genomic window of Pseudorasbora parva isolate DD20220531a chromosome 3, ASM2467924v1, whole genome shotgun sequence:
- the sgsm1a gene encoding small G protein signaling modulator 1 isoform X1 — MATTTAEAETRQKLLRNVKKEVKQIMEEAVTRKFVHEDSSHIVSFCAAVEACVLHGLKRRAAGFLRSNKIAALFTKVGKNFPPAEELCRKAQELELVFESKRSQSLSYSESTRKMPKIPNFSSQAVRHVWIHTALIEKVLDKIVLYLVENSSKFYEKEAILMDPVDGPILASLLVGPCALEYTKMKTADHFWTDPSADELVQRHRIHSGHCRQDSPTKRPALCIQKRHSSSSMDERPSPSPSARDYVESLHQNSRATLLFGKNNVLVQPRDDMEAIPGYLSLHQTADCMTLKWTPNQLMNGSVGDLDYEKSVYWDYAMTIRLEEIVYLHCHQQVDCGGTVVLVSQDGIQRPPIRFPRGGHLLQFLSCLENGLLPHGQLDPPLWSQRGKGKVFPKLKKRCPQGSSDSVSDKEEEEATDYVFRIIFPNSQSEFVAPELIDQGANMWHPTPRKSSCSSCSQSSFSDGAPPNGCNHERAPLKLLCDNMKNQIISRAFYGWLAYCRHLSTVRTHLSGLVNHTIVEPDVPGDAYRGLTTEVWKKFLQDCSAYEEKELLRLVYYGGVEPSLRKEVWPFLLGHYHFGMSEAERKEVDEQMRACYEQNMSEWLGCEAIVRQREKEQHAVALAKCSSGTSMDSTMHRIIHRDSTISNESSQSCSSGRQRDSRLQSDSSSSTQVFESIEEVDQIESELKSDDVKHLSKISNGTPQIGTSSPDSGHPSSRNFSVTSGQSDSLSTEDSGIHEPNLKAQPQLVVSKERVVNSSGEEGKRTEESETQKVENLGEDNKIEVNKVPLDKMVTIRGVTTASEGSKKATESSDERVEVETEGLKIARDAFETPAAAHSHMTKMEVGESPEKTLTSENNALTQRTEPDIPKATEVAQSTPPVPKMNENQVRVDIETSQVEMKDIRAIRKEPLVTKDHKVSDAFDQKVVADTLVSVSKDDDTEKETAKTNETSKDKDSAIWMGDAKNVSGTQRVLRSDNDKEKKTMKTNYLPNEAETKGKMKAVSDLPITTGAKQTESKVVTKKTTHKEMQRNAPVVEEMVVPLVYEAFSTRKMSEAQDETASDESPSAIEMEEIPTAKVSLVWESKSSLKSKISEQASVPVLQLRLEEAHGKPSSEEKDSEEPEMESLCPQLDSLAVNTEKNEAASPVSSIGTTYSQELLDMYTLNLHRIDKDVQRCDRNYWYFTPANLEKLRNIMCSYIWQHLEIGYVQGMCDLLAPLLVILDDEAMAFSCFTELMKRMNQNFPHGGAMDTHFANMRSLIQILDAELFELMHQNGDYTHFYFCYRWFLLDFKRELVYDDVFAVWEAIWAAKCVSSSHFVLFIALALVEIYRDIILENNMDFTDIIKFFNEMAEHHNIKQILTLARDLVCKVQTLIENK; from the exons ctgctGTTGAAGCCTGTGTGCTTCATGGGTTGAAGCGGAGAGCTGCTGGTTTCCTACGAAGCAACAAAATAGCTGCACTATTCACCAAAGTGGGCAAAAACTTCCCTCCAGCTGAAGAGCTGTGCAGAAAAGCCCAGGAGCTGGAGCTAGTCTTTGAGAGCAA ACGAAGTCAGTCTCTCTCATACAGCGAGAGCACCCGTAAGATGCCCAAGATCCCAAACTTCTCGTCTCAGGCCGTCAGACACGTGTGGATCCACACCGCACTCATTGAGAAAGTGCTGGACAAGATTGTACTGTACCTGGTAGAAAACAGCAG TAAGTTTTATGAGAAAGAGGCTATCCTAATGGACCCGGTGGATGGCCCTATCCTCGCCTCTTTATTAG TGGGCCCCTGTGCATTAGAGTACACTAAAATGAAGACAGCAGATCATTTCTGGACAGATCCTTCAGCTGATGAGTTGGTGCAAAGGCATCGTATTCACAGTGGTCACTGTCGACAAGACTCGCCTACAAAGAGACCTGCCCTCTGC ATTCAGAAAAGACACTCCAGTAGTAGTATGGATGAAAGGCCATCTCCCTCCCCCTCTGCAAGAGACTACGTAGAGTCTCTTCATCAGAATTCCAGAGCGACCCTCTTGTTCGGGAAGAACAACGTATTGGTTCAGCCG AGGGATGATATGGAAGCAATCCCAGGATACCTCTCTCTGCACCAGACGGCTGACTGCATGACTCTGAAATGGACGCCAAATCAGCTAATGAACGGCTCTGTGGGAGATCTCGACTATGAGAAGAG TGTTTACTGGGACTACGCCATGACAATCCGCCTTGAGGAGATTGTGTACTTGCACTGTCATCAGCAGG TGGACTGTGGGGGAACAGTGGTTCTGGTTAGTCAGGATGGGATTCAAAGGCCTCCGATTCGTTTTCCCCGCGGTGGTCACCTCCTTCAGTTCCTTTCCTGTCTGGAAAATGGTCTCCTGCCGCACGGACAGTTAGACCCACCACTTTGGTCCCAGAGAGGAAAG GGTAAAGTGTTTCCCAAGCTAAAAAAGAGGTGTCCACAGGGATCTTCAGACTCTGTCTCAGACAAAGAAGAGGAAGAAGCAACCGATTATGTCTTCCGCATTATTTTcccaaacagccaatcagagtttG tgGCACCTGAATTGATAGATCAGGGAGCAAACATGTGGCACCCAACACCAAGGAAATCATCTTGCTCTTCCTGCTCACAGAGTAGTTTCTCTGATGGAGCACCACCTAATGGATGCAATCATGAAAG GGCCCCTCTGAAGTTGCTATGTGACAATATGAAGAACCAAATCATCTCCCGGGCTTTCTACGGAT GGTTGGCGTACTGCCGTCACCTGTCTACAGTACGCACTCACCTGTCTGGCCTTGTTAATCACACTATTGTGGAACCAGATGTGCCTGGTGATGCATATCGCGGACTCACAACAGAAGTGTGGAAGAAGTTTCTTCAAGACTGCAGC GCCTATGAAGAAAAGGAGTTATTGCGGCTAGTTTATTACGGTGGAGTTGAGCCTTCTTTGCGCAAGGAGGTCTGGCCCTTCCTGCTGGGTCATTACCACTTTGGGATGTCTGAGGCTGAGAGAAAAGAG GTGGATGAGCAGATGCGAGCATGCTACGAACAAAACATGAGTGAATGGCTGGGGTGTGAGGCAATTGTTAGGCAGAGGGAAAAAGAACAGCACGCAGTAGCATTAGCCAAGTGTTCGTCTGGGACGAGTATGGACAGCACCATGCATAGAATTATACACCGTGACTCCACCATTAGCAATGAG TCCTCGCAGAGCTGTAGTTCAGGCAGGCAAAGAGATTCCAGGTTGCAGAGTGACTCCAGCAGCAGCACTCAG GTGTTTGAATCCATTGAAGAGGTCGACCAGATTGAATCTGAGCTCAAGAGTGATGACGTCAAACATCTTTCCAAAATCTCAAATGGGACACCCCAAATTGGCACCAGTTCTCCAGACTCTGGTCACCCCTCTTCCAGAAATTTCTCTGTTACTTCTGGTCAGTCGGACTCCTTGAGTACAGAGGATAGCGGGATACATGAGCCAAACCTCAAAGCCCAACCACAGCTAGTAGTATCAAAGGAAAGAGTTGTGAATTCATCTGGAGAGGAAGGGAAGCGGACTGAGGAAAGTGAGACCCAAAAGGTTGAGAATCTGGGCGAAGATAACAAAATTGAAGTTAATAAAGTACCTTTGGATAAAATGGTGACAATCAGAGGTGTCACCACTGCATCAGAGGGAAGCAAGAAGGCCACAGAGAGCTCTGATGAAAGGGTAGAGGTTGAGACGGAGGGGTTAAAAATAGCTCGAGATGCCTTTGAGACTCCTGCTGCAGCTCACAGCCACATGACCAAAATGGAAGTGGGTGAATCTCCAGAGAAAACTTTGACATCAGAAAATAATGCACTGACACAGCGAACTGAGCCAGATATTCCCAAAGCAACAGAGGTCGCGCAGTCGACTCCTCCAGTGCCAAAGATGAATGAGAATCAGGTAAGAGTAGACATTGAAACATCCCAAGTGGAAATGAAAGATATTAGAGCAATCCGAAAGGAACCTTTGGTAACAAAAGATCATAAGGTATCAGATGCATTTGATCAGAAGGTTGTAGCTGACACACTGGTGTCTGTTTCAAAGGACGATGATACAGAGAAAGAAACAGCCAAAACCAATGAAACAAGCAAGGATAAAGACTCCGCAATATGGATGGGTGATGCTAAAAATGTAAGTGGCACACAAAGAGTGTTAAGATCTGATAATGATAAAGAAAAGAAGACTATGAAGACCAATTATTTACCCAATGAAGCTGAAACTAAAGGAAAGATGAAAGCAGTTTCAGATCTCCCAATAACCACTGGTGCAAAGCAAACAGAAAGTAAGGTTGTCACAAAGAAGACCACACATAAAGAAATGCAGAGGAATGCTCCAGTAGTTGAAGAGATGGTGGTGCCGTTGGTGTATGAAGCTTTTAGCACAAGAAAGATGAGCGAGGCTCAAGATGAAACGGCGTCGGACGAGTCTCCTTCTGCCATTGAAATGGAAGAGATTCCTACAGCTAAAGTGTCATTGGTTTGGGAAagcaagagttcactcaaaagCAAGATAAGTGAGCAGGCATCTGTACCTGTATTGCAGCTCAGGCTGGAGGAAGCTCATGGAAAGCCAAGCTCTGAAGAAAAAGACTCTGAGGAGCCTGAGATGGAGAGTCTCTGCCCACAGCTTGATTCCCTGGCTGTGAACACTGAGAAGAATGAAGCCGCCTCTCCAGTGTCCTCTATAGGGACCACTTATTCT CAAGAGCTTTTGGACATGTACACTCTAAATCTGCATCGTATAGATAAAGACGTACAACGCTGTGACCGGAATTACTGGTACTTCACACCTGCTAACTTGGAGAAACTGCGCAACATCATGTGCAG TTATATCTGGCAGCACCTTGAAATCGGATATGTCCAGGGCATGTGCGACCTGCTCGCTCCCTTGCTAGTTATTCTAGACGATG AGGCCATGGCTTTCAGTTGTTTCACTGAACTAATGAAAAGGATGAATCAAAATTTTCCTCATGGAGGTGCGATGGACACCCACTTTGCAAACATGAGATCTCTGATCCAG ATTCTAGATGCAGAGTTGTTTGAGCTAATGCATCAGAATGGAGATTACACCCACTTTTACTTCTGCTATCGCTGGTTTCTTCTTGACTTCAAAAGAG AGTTGGTGTATGATGATGTGTTTGCTGTTTGGGAGGCCATCTGGGCTGCTAAGTGTGTCTCCTCCAGCCATTTTGTGCTCTTCATTGCTCTTGCATTGGTGGAGATCTACAGAGACATCATCCTAGAGAACAATATGGACTTCACAGACATCATCAAGTTTTTCAATG aaatGGCTGAGCACCACAATATCAAGCAGATTCTGACTCTAGCTAGAGATCTGGTGTGCAAAGTGCAGACACTTATAGAGAACAAGTAA